One region of Mugil cephalus isolate CIBA_MC_2020 chromosome 17, CIBA_Mcephalus_1.1, whole genome shotgun sequence genomic DNA includes:
- the LOC125023927 gene encoding potassium voltage-gated channel subfamily S member 3-like gives MVYGQVLHLPQDCFINVNVGGFKQRLDHTVLKRFPQTRLSRLLCCSSKEAILELCDDFSPSEMEYYFDRNPSFFCYVLNFYLTGKLHLVDGLCVVSFIQEIEYWGIKERHLDLCCSNKFSELMELAEERNWDQRSDKQEIDSCSMEELSVLEDDTEMFEGSWCGDARRSVWIRLENPGFSTSAKVMAVASLSLVVISIVTMCINSMPVFHQVDLDEKVIEDPVLTFFENLCVLCFSAEFILRLAVAPSARKFLCSPLNIIDLLSIMPFYVTVVCDMVNGEESTELENVGKVVQILRLMRVFRILKLVRHSVGLRALGATLLHSSHEVGQLVLFLSVGIFLFSALMYCAEKDSYESELRTIPIGWWWATISMTTVGYGDTLPVTVAGKLIATLCIICGLLIVALPITNIFNKFSKFYQKQSLLDLNRNKL, from the coding sequence ATGGTGTATGGCCAGGTCCTCCATCTGCCTCAAGACTGCTTCATTAATGTCAACGTCGGAGGTTTCAAACAACGACTGGATCACACTGTTCTGAAACGATTCCCTCAGACGCGCCTGAGTCGCCTGCTGTGTTGCAGTTCCAAAGAGGCCATCCTGGAGCTCTGTGATGACTTCAGCCCGTCTGAAATGGAGTACTACTTTGACCGCAACCCAAGTTTTTTCTGTTACGTTCTCAACTTTTACCTCACAGGTAAACTACACCTGGTGGACGGGTTGTGTGTGGTCTCATTTATCCAAGAGATCGAGTATTGGGGCATCAAGGAGCGCCACCTGGATTTATGCTGCAGCAACAAATTCAGTGAGCTGATGGAGCTTGCTGAAGAGAGGAACTGGGATCAGAGGAGTGATAAGCAGGAAATCGACAGTTGTTCCATGGAGGAGCTGTCAGTTTTAGAGGATGACACTGAGATGTTTGAAGGCTCTTGGTGTGGGGACGCCCGCAGGAGTGTTTGGATTCGACTTGAGAATCCGGGCTTCTCCACTTCAGCCAAAGTGATGGCTGTGGCATCACTGAGTCTGGTTGTTATCTCCATAGTAACCATGTGCATAAACAGCATGCCAGTCTTCCATCAGGTGGACCTCGATGAAAAAGTGATTGAAGATCCGGTGTTGACTTTTTTTGAGAACCTCTGCGTcctttgtttctctgcagagttCATCCTTCGCTTGGCTGTTGCACCCTCAGCCAGGAAGTTCTTGTGCAGCCCTTTGAATATCATTGACTTACTGTCGATCATGCCATTCTACGTCACTGTGGTCTGTGATATGGTTAATGGAGAGGAGAGCACAGAACTGGAGAATGTCGGCAAAGTGGTGCAGATCTTGAGGCTGATGCGAGTGTTTCGTATTTTAAAACTGGTTCGTCATTCGGTTGGCCTACGCGCTCTTGGTGCCACACTGCTGCACAGCTCCCATGAAGTGGGCCAGCTGGTGCTTTTCTTGTCAGTGGGCATCTTCTTGTTTTCTGCTCTCATGTACTGCGCAGAGAAGGACTCTTACGAGTCAGAGCTGCGGACCATCCCCATTGGCTGGTGGTGGGCCACCATTAGCATGACCACAGTGGGCTACGGGGACACCCTCCCAGTTACTGTAGCTGGGAAGCTGATCGCAACTCTGTGCATCATCTGTGGACTCCTGATTGTGGCTCTGCCCATTACGAACATCTTCAACAAGTTCTCCAAGTTCTACCAGAAGCAAAGCCTCTTAGATCTCAATCGAAACAAACTCTGA
- the wdr35 gene encoding WD repeat-containing protein 35 isoform X1 has product MFIYLSKKIAIPNNTLLKCVSWNKDQGFIACGGDDGLLRVLKLETQTDDVKLKGLAAPSNLSMNQTLEGHSGAVQVVTWNEQYEKLTTSDQNGLIIVWMLYKGAWYEEMINNRNKSVVRSMSWNADGQKICIVYEDGAVIVGSVDGNRIWGKELKGNQLAHVAWSPDSKILLFGMANGEVQIYDNQGNLIMKMTISCLTNATGAVSIAGIHWYAGTGGYVEPDCPCLAICFDNGRCQVMRYENDENPVCIDTLMNVVSIQWNHCGSVLAVAGSLRASNMDKEFNVVQFYTPFGEHLRTLKVPGKQMSGVAWEGGGLRIGLAVDSYIYFANIRPDYKWGYCCNTVVYAYTKPERQEYCVVFWDTKNNEKFVKYVKSLMSITTSGDFCILASKADDTQPQEDAELESGSHSRYVLILCNSIGTPLDSKYIDIDPLFVTMTKTHVIAASKEAFYLWQYRVAKKLTALEINQVTRTKKEGRERVYHIDSNPSGASDNGPDFAKAFTATRDPICCITATDKTLIVGRESGIIHRYSLPNVCLMQKYTLNNRAYYLSLNCNSSRLAIIDIAGVLTLLDLEVRASTDDGTGNQAAAGDPSKFERKDVWDMKWANDNPDLFAMMEKTRMYVFRNQDPEEPIQTSGYICNFEDLEIKSVLLDEIMKDPERPNKDNLINFEIRSLRDSRTLIEKVGIEDASQFIEDNPHPRLWRLLAEAALQKLDLKTAEQAFVRCKDYQGIEFVKRLGNLQSEPMKQAEVAAYFSRFEEAERMYLDMDRRDLAISLRIKLGDWFRVLQLLKTGSGNCDDALLEQAYNAIGDYFADRQKWVNAVQYYLQGRNQERLAECYYMLEDYDGLERLTTVLPENHKLLPEIGQMFATVGMCEQAVNAYLKCNQPKSAVDTCVHLNQWNKAVELARTHNMKEIKSLLSKYASHLLEKNKTLEAVELYRKAHHFLDAARLMFKVADDEAKKRTRPLRVKKLYVLAAQLVENYHEQVKTSQQNKAKGKKSEATFALAGLLEEDATSSDNRIVDNAWRGAEAYHFFLLAQRQLYEGYMENAMRTALHLREYEDVIPAVEIYSLLAICAAANRAFGTCSQAFIKLESLESLSAEQRQLYEDLALEIFTKHSPKDGRVMELDSEGSEGKLPTCIVTGLPIQEYQFWMCSVCKHCAVEQEISKYNCCPLCHSPVA; this is encoded by the exons ATGTTTATCTACCTCAGCAAAAAG ATTGCTATTCCTAACAATACCCTTCTAAAATGTGTCTCATGGAACAAAGATCAAGGCTTTATTGCCTGTGGGGGAGACGATGGTCTCCTGAGAGTGCTCAAGCTTGAAACTCAGACAG ATGATGTCAAACTTAAAGGTCTTGCTGCACCCAGTAATCTATCAATGAACCAGACTCTAGAGGGACACAGTG GTGCAGTGCAAGTGGTCACATGGAACGAACAATACGAAAAGTTGACGACCAGCGACCAAAATGGCCTCATCATTGTATGGATGCTTTACAAAG GTGCGTGGTACGAGGAAATGATCAACAACAGGAACAAGTCCGTGGTGAGGAGCATGAGCTGGAATGCTGATGGTCAAAAGATCTGCATTGTGTATGAAGATGGGGCGGTCATTGTTGGATCTGTAGATG GAAACCGGATTTGGGGAAAAGAGCTGAAGGGAAATCAGCTCGCTCATGTCGCTTGGTCCCCAGACAGCAAGATCCTCCTCTTTGGCATGGCCAACGGGGAAGTACAAATCTACGACAACCAAGGAAACCTTATA ATGAAAATGACCATCAGCTGTCTCACCAACGCAACTGGAGCTGTCAGTATAGCCGGCATCCACTGGTATGCAGGAACTGGGGGATATGTTGAGCCAGATTGTCCATGTCTTGCCATCTGTTTTGACAATGGAAGATGTCAGGTCATGCGTTATGAGAATGATGAAA ACCCAGTGTGTATTGACACTCTGATGAATGTGGTCAGTATCCAGTGGAATCACTGTGGCAGTGTGCTGGCAGTGGCTGGTTCCCTCAGAGCTTCTAATATGGACAAAGAATTTAATGTGGTGCAGTTCTACACACCATTTGGAGAG CATCTAAGAACTCTCAAAGTGCCTGGGAAGCAAATGTCAGGAGTAGCCTGGGAAGGAGGAGGCCTGCGAATCGGCCTGGCCGTGGACTCCTACATCTACTTTGCCAACATAAGACCTGATTATAAG TGGGGCTATTGTTGCAACACAGTGGTGTATGCCTACACAAAGCCAGAGCGGCAAGAGTACTGTGTTGTATTCTGGGACACCAAAAACAATGAGAAGTTTGTCAAATATGTCAAGAGCTTGATGTCTATCACGACTTCTGGGGACTTCTGCATCCTGGCCAGCAAGGCAGATGACACCCAGCCTCAG GAGGATGCTGAGTTAGAGTCTGGGAGTCATTCAAGG TATGTCCTGATTCTGTGCAACTCAATTGGAACGCCACTGGACTCCAAATATATCGACATAG atCCACTGTTTGTCACCATGACCAAGACACATGTCATCGCTGCATCCAAAGAAGCTTTCTACTTGTGGCAGTACAGAGTGGCAAAAAAACTGACTGCCCTGGAGATCAACCAAGTGACCAGAacaaagaaggagggaagggaaag GGTCTATCACATAGACAGCAATCCATCTGGAGCAAGTGACAACGGTCCAGATTTTGCAAAAGCCTTCACA gcAACTCGAGATCCCATCTGTTGCATTACAGCAACAGATAAGACACTCATTGTG GGTCGTGAGTCTGGTATCATCCACAGATACAGCCTTCCTAATGTTTGTCTTATGCAGAAATACACTTTGAACAACAGAGCCTATTATCTCTCCTTGAACTGCAATTCCAG TCGTCTGGCCATAATCGACATCGCAGGCGTGCTGACTTTGTTGGACCTGGAAGTTCGAGCTTCCACAGACGACGGCACAGGAAAccaggcagcagcaggagacccGTCAAAGTTTGAGCGCAAAGATGTTTGGGACATGAAGTGGGCAAATGACAACCCTGATCTGTTTGCCATGATGGAGAAGACCAGAATGTACGTCTTTAGGAACCAAGACCCAGAG gaaccCATCCAGACATCTGGCTACATCTGCAACTTTGAGGACCTGGAAATCAAATCTGTCCTGCTTGATGAAATCATGAAG GATCCAGAGAGGCCGAACAAAGACAACCTCATCAACTTTGAAATCCGCTCCCTGAGAGACAGTCGCACTCTGATAGAAAAAGTGGGCATTGAAGACGCCTCTCAATTCATTGAAGACAATCCTCACCCAAGACTCTG GCGTCTGCTGGCTGAAGCTGCCCTCCAGAAACTGGATCTGAAAACAGCTGAGCAGGCCTTTGTCCGCTGCAAAGACTACCAGGGCATTGAGTTTGTCAAGCGCCTGGGGAACCTGCAGAGCGAGCCCATGAAACAAGCAGAAGTGGCAGCTTACTTCAGCAGGTTTGAAGAAGCTGAGCGCATGTACCTGGATATGGATCGCAG GGACCTCGCCATCAGCCTGAGGATCAAGCTGGGAGACTGGTTCAGggtgctgcagctgctcaaAACTGGTTCTGGGAACTGTGACGATGCTCTGCTGGAACAGGCTTACAATGCAATCGGAGACTACTTTGCTGACAGGCAGAAGTG GGTCAACGCAGTGCAGTACTACCTTCAGGGCCGTAACCAGGAGAGGCTGGCAGAGTGCTACTACATGCTGGAGGACTACGATGGCCTTGAAAGGCTGACCACCGTCCTACCGGAGAATCATAAACTGTTGCCG GAGATTGGACAGATGTTTGCCACCGTGGGCATGTGTGAACAGGCCGTTAACGCCTACCTTAAGTGCAACCAGCCCAAATCTGCTGTTGACACGTGTGTACATCTGAACCAG TGGAACAAGGCAGTGGAGCTCGCCAGGACACACAACATGAAGGAGATCAAATCTCTTCTTTCCAAATATGCGTCACATCTTCTTGAGAAGAATAAAACCCTTGAGGCGGTGGAACTTTATCGGAAAGCTCATCATTTTCTTGATGCAGCTAGACTCATGTTTAAG GTGGCAGATGACGAAGCAAAGAAGAGAACTCGACCTCTGAGAGTGAAGAAGCTTTACGTGCTGGCAGCACAGCTGGTTGAAAATTACCACGAGCAGGTGAAGACGTCACAGCAGAACAAAGCCAAAGGAAAGAAGTCTGAG GCTACGTTTGCACTCGCCGGGCTGCTGGAGGAAGACGCAACCTCTTCAGACAATCGCATCGTGGACAACGCGTGGCGTGGAGCGGAGGCGTACCACTTCTTCCTGCTCGCTCAAAGGCAGCTGTATGAAGGCTACATGGAGAATGCCATGCGCACAG CCCTCCACCTGCGTGAGTATGAGGACGTCATCCCTGCAGTGGAGATCTACTCTCTGCTTGCCATTTGCGCCGCAGCCAACCGGGCCTTCGGCACATGCTCGCAGGCCTTCATCAAGCTGGAGTCCCTGGAGAGCCTCAGCGCTGAACAGCGGCAGCTTTACGAGGATCTGGCCCTGGAGATCTTCACCAAGCACTCCCCAAAGGATGGCCGTGTGATGGAGCTGGACTCAGAAGG gTCTGAGGGGAAACTACCTACATGCATCGTGACCGGTCTGCCGATCCAGGAATACCAGTTTTGGATGTGCAGCGTGTGTAAACACTGCGCTGTGGAGCAGGAGATCAGCAAATACAACTGCTGCCCACTGTGCCACAGCCCCGTAGCATGA
- the wdr35 gene encoding WD repeat-containing protein 35 isoform X2, producing MFIYLSKKIAIPNNTLLKCVSWNKDQGFIACGGDDGLLRVLKLETQTDDVKLKGLAAPSNLSMNQTLEGHSGAVQVVTWNEQYEKLTTSDQNGLIIVWMLYKGAWYEEMINNRNKSVVRSMSWNADGQKICIVYEDGAVIVGSVDGNRIWGKELKGNQLAHVAWSPDSKILLFGMANGEVQIYDNQGNLIMKMTISCLTNATGAVSIAGIHWYAGTGGYVEPDCPCLAICFDNGRCQVMRYENDENPVCIDTLMNVVSIQWNHCGSVLAVAGSLRASNMDKEFNVVQFYTPFGEHLRTLKVPGKQMSGVAWEGGGLRIGLAVDSYIYFANIRPDYKWGYCCNTVVYAYTKPERQEYCVVFWDTKNNEKFVKYVKSLMSITTSGDFCILASKADDTQPQYVLILCNSIGTPLDSKYIDIDPLFVTMTKTHVIAASKEAFYLWQYRVAKKLTALEINQVTRTKKEGRERVYHIDSNPSGASDNGPDFAKAFTATRDPICCITATDKTLIVGRESGIIHRYSLPNVCLMQKYTLNNRAYYLSLNCNSSRLAIIDIAGVLTLLDLEVRASTDDGTGNQAAAGDPSKFERKDVWDMKWANDNPDLFAMMEKTRMYVFRNQDPEEPIQTSGYICNFEDLEIKSVLLDEIMKDPERPNKDNLINFEIRSLRDSRTLIEKVGIEDASQFIEDNPHPRLWRLLAEAALQKLDLKTAEQAFVRCKDYQGIEFVKRLGNLQSEPMKQAEVAAYFSRFEEAERMYLDMDRRDLAISLRIKLGDWFRVLQLLKTGSGNCDDALLEQAYNAIGDYFADRQKWVNAVQYYLQGRNQERLAECYYMLEDYDGLERLTTVLPENHKLLPEIGQMFATVGMCEQAVNAYLKCNQPKSAVDTCVHLNQWNKAVELARTHNMKEIKSLLSKYASHLLEKNKTLEAVELYRKAHHFLDAARLMFKVADDEAKKRTRPLRVKKLYVLAAQLVENYHEQVKTSQQNKAKGKKSEATFALAGLLEEDATSSDNRIVDNAWRGAEAYHFFLLAQRQLYEGYMENAMRTALHLREYEDVIPAVEIYSLLAICAAANRAFGTCSQAFIKLESLESLSAEQRQLYEDLALEIFTKHSPKDGRVMELDSEGSEGKLPTCIVTGLPIQEYQFWMCSVCKHCAVEQEISKYNCCPLCHSPVA from the exons ATGTTTATCTACCTCAGCAAAAAG ATTGCTATTCCTAACAATACCCTTCTAAAATGTGTCTCATGGAACAAAGATCAAGGCTTTATTGCCTGTGGGGGAGACGATGGTCTCCTGAGAGTGCTCAAGCTTGAAACTCAGACAG ATGATGTCAAACTTAAAGGTCTTGCTGCACCCAGTAATCTATCAATGAACCAGACTCTAGAGGGACACAGTG GTGCAGTGCAAGTGGTCACATGGAACGAACAATACGAAAAGTTGACGACCAGCGACCAAAATGGCCTCATCATTGTATGGATGCTTTACAAAG GTGCGTGGTACGAGGAAATGATCAACAACAGGAACAAGTCCGTGGTGAGGAGCATGAGCTGGAATGCTGATGGTCAAAAGATCTGCATTGTGTATGAAGATGGGGCGGTCATTGTTGGATCTGTAGATG GAAACCGGATTTGGGGAAAAGAGCTGAAGGGAAATCAGCTCGCTCATGTCGCTTGGTCCCCAGACAGCAAGATCCTCCTCTTTGGCATGGCCAACGGGGAAGTACAAATCTACGACAACCAAGGAAACCTTATA ATGAAAATGACCATCAGCTGTCTCACCAACGCAACTGGAGCTGTCAGTATAGCCGGCATCCACTGGTATGCAGGAACTGGGGGATATGTTGAGCCAGATTGTCCATGTCTTGCCATCTGTTTTGACAATGGAAGATGTCAGGTCATGCGTTATGAGAATGATGAAA ACCCAGTGTGTATTGACACTCTGATGAATGTGGTCAGTATCCAGTGGAATCACTGTGGCAGTGTGCTGGCAGTGGCTGGTTCCCTCAGAGCTTCTAATATGGACAAAGAATTTAATGTGGTGCAGTTCTACACACCATTTGGAGAG CATCTAAGAACTCTCAAAGTGCCTGGGAAGCAAATGTCAGGAGTAGCCTGGGAAGGAGGAGGCCTGCGAATCGGCCTGGCCGTGGACTCCTACATCTACTTTGCCAACATAAGACCTGATTATAAG TGGGGCTATTGTTGCAACACAGTGGTGTATGCCTACACAAAGCCAGAGCGGCAAGAGTACTGTGTTGTATTCTGGGACACCAAAAACAATGAGAAGTTTGTCAAATATGTCAAGAGCTTGATGTCTATCACGACTTCTGGGGACTTCTGCATCCTGGCCAGCAAGGCAGATGACACCCAGCCTCAG TATGTCCTGATTCTGTGCAACTCAATTGGAACGCCACTGGACTCCAAATATATCGACATAG atCCACTGTTTGTCACCATGACCAAGACACATGTCATCGCTGCATCCAAAGAAGCTTTCTACTTGTGGCAGTACAGAGTGGCAAAAAAACTGACTGCCCTGGAGATCAACCAAGTGACCAGAacaaagaaggagggaagggaaag GGTCTATCACATAGACAGCAATCCATCTGGAGCAAGTGACAACGGTCCAGATTTTGCAAAAGCCTTCACA gcAACTCGAGATCCCATCTGTTGCATTACAGCAACAGATAAGACACTCATTGTG GGTCGTGAGTCTGGTATCATCCACAGATACAGCCTTCCTAATGTTTGTCTTATGCAGAAATACACTTTGAACAACAGAGCCTATTATCTCTCCTTGAACTGCAATTCCAG TCGTCTGGCCATAATCGACATCGCAGGCGTGCTGACTTTGTTGGACCTGGAAGTTCGAGCTTCCACAGACGACGGCACAGGAAAccaggcagcagcaggagacccGTCAAAGTTTGAGCGCAAAGATGTTTGGGACATGAAGTGGGCAAATGACAACCCTGATCTGTTTGCCATGATGGAGAAGACCAGAATGTACGTCTTTAGGAACCAAGACCCAGAG gaaccCATCCAGACATCTGGCTACATCTGCAACTTTGAGGACCTGGAAATCAAATCTGTCCTGCTTGATGAAATCATGAAG GATCCAGAGAGGCCGAACAAAGACAACCTCATCAACTTTGAAATCCGCTCCCTGAGAGACAGTCGCACTCTGATAGAAAAAGTGGGCATTGAAGACGCCTCTCAATTCATTGAAGACAATCCTCACCCAAGACTCTG GCGTCTGCTGGCTGAAGCTGCCCTCCAGAAACTGGATCTGAAAACAGCTGAGCAGGCCTTTGTCCGCTGCAAAGACTACCAGGGCATTGAGTTTGTCAAGCGCCTGGGGAACCTGCAGAGCGAGCCCATGAAACAAGCAGAAGTGGCAGCTTACTTCAGCAGGTTTGAAGAAGCTGAGCGCATGTACCTGGATATGGATCGCAG GGACCTCGCCATCAGCCTGAGGATCAAGCTGGGAGACTGGTTCAGggtgctgcagctgctcaaAACTGGTTCTGGGAACTGTGACGATGCTCTGCTGGAACAGGCTTACAATGCAATCGGAGACTACTTTGCTGACAGGCAGAAGTG GGTCAACGCAGTGCAGTACTACCTTCAGGGCCGTAACCAGGAGAGGCTGGCAGAGTGCTACTACATGCTGGAGGACTACGATGGCCTTGAAAGGCTGACCACCGTCCTACCGGAGAATCATAAACTGTTGCCG GAGATTGGACAGATGTTTGCCACCGTGGGCATGTGTGAACAGGCCGTTAACGCCTACCTTAAGTGCAACCAGCCCAAATCTGCTGTTGACACGTGTGTACATCTGAACCAG TGGAACAAGGCAGTGGAGCTCGCCAGGACACACAACATGAAGGAGATCAAATCTCTTCTTTCCAAATATGCGTCACATCTTCTTGAGAAGAATAAAACCCTTGAGGCGGTGGAACTTTATCGGAAAGCTCATCATTTTCTTGATGCAGCTAGACTCATGTTTAAG GTGGCAGATGACGAAGCAAAGAAGAGAACTCGACCTCTGAGAGTGAAGAAGCTTTACGTGCTGGCAGCACAGCTGGTTGAAAATTACCACGAGCAGGTGAAGACGTCACAGCAGAACAAAGCCAAAGGAAAGAAGTCTGAG GCTACGTTTGCACTCGCCGGGCTGCTGGAGGAAGACGCAACCTCTTCAGACAATCGCATCGTGGACAACGCGTGGCGTGGAGCGGAGGCGTACCACTTCTTCCTGCTCGCTCAAAGGCAGCTGTATGAAGGCTACATGGAGAATGCCATGCGCACAG CCCTCCACCTGCGTGAGTATGAGGACGTCATCCCTGCAGTGGAGATCTACTCTCTGCTTGCCATTTGCGCCGCAGCCAACCGGGCCTTCGGCACATGCTCGCAGGCCTTCATCAAGCTGGAGTCCCTGGAGAGCCTCAGCGCTGAACAGCGGCAGCTTTACGAGGATCTGGCCCTGGAGATCTTCACCAAGCACTCCCCAAAGGATGGCCGTGTGATGGAGCTGGACTCAGAAGG gTCTGAGGGGAAACTACCTACATGCATCGTGACCGGTCTGCCGATCCAGGAATACCAGTTTTGGATGTGCAGCGTGTGTAAACACTGCGCTGTGGAGCAGGAGATCAGCAAATACAACTGCTGCCCACTGTGCCACAGCCCCGTAGCATGA